In the Aristaeella hokkaidonensis genome, TCAGCGGGATGAACAGGGCCAGCACAATCACGGTGGATACCCGGAACAGGGTATTTACAAGCGCGATGGAGAACATATCCATCACCTTATTGATAAAGGAGAAATGCAGGACCGCGTTCAGGATATAGAACACGGCTGCAAACAGGATTACCCGCAGGATTTCAATCACCAGGTAGGACATGGCTGTCCGCCGGCCGTCCCGGGGAGAACCCATACCGGAAAGCAATACCGGCACCGATCCGCCGATCGCGATACCCAGGATAATCGGCAGCGCCACATCCAGCGTAATCAGGCCTGTGGCGGACAGCGCCTGCAGGATACCGACAGCCGCGGAAGCGCTCTGGAGTACCGCTGTAAACAGGATACCGATCAGGATGCCCAGGAACGGATTGGAGAAATTCGTCAGGAAGGAAATGAAACCGGGATCTTCCTTCAGGACCGACACAGACCCGCTCATGGTCTTCATGCCGAACATCAGCACCGCAAAGCCCATCAGGATATCCGCCGCGTGGCTGACGCTGCGCTTTTTGGAGATATGCTTCATCAGGATCGCGGCGATCGCCGTCAGGGCGGCCAGCGCTTCCGTACTCAGCAGCTGCAGGAAGGGAGATGTTCCACCGCCGGACATACCGGACAGGCAGATAATCCAGCCGGTGATGCTGGTACCGATTACCGCGCCCATGATAATCGCGATAGCCTGGCGAAGCTTCATCATGGCCGAGTTTACAAAGCCGACCACCATAACGCTGGTGGCGGAAGACGACTGGATCACCGCGGTGACCCCCGTACCAAGCAAAATGCCCTTGAGCGGGGTGGATGAAAGGCGGTAAAGAATCAGTTCCAGCTTGTTGCCGGCTACCTTTTTCAATCCGTCACCCATCAGCGACATACCGTAAAGGAACATCGCCACACCGCCCAGGAGCATTACAAAATCCAGAATATCCATTATGATCCTCCGTCTGCGTGCTGTCTGAATAACGCACCCCTTGTGCGTCCGCGCAGTTCTCTATTCCCCTTCGATACGGTGCGATTGTACCACAATAATCCGTTATTTCGCAAGGCCGTGAGGGTTTTCGGCTGTTTTTTTCTCCTTCCTTTTTATGGGAGTGTATGGTAAGATGAAACAAAGACGGCATTACGCCGTCCATGCCGCCGTATCTTGTAAAAACGGAAAAGCCAAAGGAATGAAGCGTTTATGTCATCCAGGGAGAAAAAGAACAAGCACACCGGACAAACGTCTCCGGACAATATTTATGTCAACCGGGAGCTGAGCTGGCTGGAATTTAACCGGCGGGTGTTACTGGAAGCTGCCGATCCGCAGGTCCCCCTGCTGGAGCGGCTAAAATTCCTGATGATCTACCAGTCCAACCTGGAGGAATTCTACCGGGTCCGCATCGGCATCCTGACCCACCGGGCTATGCTGACGCCGGACAGCGGGGATCCGGTTTCCGGCATGCTGCCGGAAGCCCAGATTACAGCCGCCCTGCAGATTACCCGGGAGCAGCAGACCCTGATGGAAAATATCTGGAAGGGCATCCGGGATGAACTGCACGAAAACAAGATCGACGTGCTGGACTTCCGGAAGATCAGCAAGGTGGATGAGCTGATGAGCAAAAAGCTCTTCGGCGATATCCGGGACCTGCTTTTCCCGAAGATTATTCCGGCGGACCAGCCCCTGCCCTTCCTGTGGAACGGTGAGGGCAACGTGGTGGCCTTCCTCGGCCGGGGCGCGGAGCAGAAAATCTGCATCATCCCGCTCCACCGGATTCCGGCCTACCAGAGCTTCGAGATTGACGGCTGCCAGAAAATCGTGCTGACCGCCCAGCTGGTACGCCATTTCCTGCCGCTGCTGCTGAAAAAGGAAACCATCGTCCAGTCCGCCATCGTGGACGTGACCCGGAACGCGGACGTTTTCTTCTCCAGCATGGAAGACCGGGCGGACGACAACTTCCGCGACAAGGTGTCCGGCATGCTGAGCAAACGGAAACGGGAGATGCCCGTGCGCGTCCGGATCTTCGGCAAGCTGACCGATCCCGCCCGGGCGCTGCTGATCCGGAAGCTGCGGGTACCGGAAGACCGGGTGTTCACCCAGTCTGTTCCCTTTGACCTGTCCTTCCGCTCCTGCATCAGCGGTCCCGCGTCCTTCCGATATCCCGACCGGAAACCCTCCCGGGATATCGGCCTGAAGAAGGGAGAATACTTCTCCTATATCGAGAAGCACGACCTGCTGCTGAGCTTCCCCTTCCAGAGCATGATGTCCTTTGTGGACCTGATCTACGAAGCCGCGGATGATCCCGAGGTACTGTCCATCAAGATTACCCTGTACCGGATGAGCGGCAGCAGCAAGATCGCCGCGGCGCTGGCCTATGCCGCCGACCGGGGCAAGGACGTGCTGTGCCTGCTGGAGCTGCGGGCCCGCTTTGATGAACAGAACAATATTGACTATTCCGAAATGCTGGAGGACGCGGGCTGCCGCGTAATCTACGGCCTACCGGAGCAGAAAGTGCACAGCAAGCTCTGTGTAATCACCCGGCAGAAGGGCATGATCCTCAACCGCATCACCCAGGTCGGCACCGGCAACTATAACGAAGTGACCGGCGAGCAATATACCGACCTGTCCCTGATTACCGCCCGGGAGGATGTAGGCCGGGAAGCTGAAGCAGCCTTTGCCGCGCTGGAAAACGGCGAGATTCCGCCGGAAGCCAGCGCCCTGTGGATCGCCCCGCTGAGCTTCAAGCCCCGGGTGCTGGAAATGCTGGACCGGGAAATTGAAAAAGGCGAAAACGGCCGCGTAGCCATCAAGATCAACTCCCTGAACAACCGGGAGGTCATGGAGAAGCTGATCGAATGCTCCCAGGCCGGTGTAAAGGTGGAACTGTTCATCCGCGGTATCTGCTCCCTCCGTCCCGGTGTACCGGGCCTGACGGACAACATTACCGTGACCGGCGTCATCGGCCGGTGGCTGGAACATTCCCGGATCTACAGCTTTGGCGAGGGTGATGACCAGCGGCTGTTTATCGGCTCGGGCGACCTGCTGAACCGGAACCTGGAGCGGCGGGTAGAAGCCTTCATTGAGGCGGTCACCCCGGATACCCGGGAACAGCTGAATGTTATCCTGGACGCCCTGCGGAACGACAGGGAAAAGTCCTGGGTCATGCAGCCGGACGGCACCTATATCCGGGAAGAAGGCGGCGAAGGCACATCCTCCCAGGAGGCGCTGTACCGCTACTTCAGCACCCGGAAAGTGTCTCTGACAGAAGAAACTGTTAAAGTGGAAACCAAAGCCGGAAAAGAAACGGAAAAAACTGCGGAAAAGAACAGCAACGGATTCTTCGGATGGCTTAAACAAATCATCCGGAAAAGATGATTTGTAATTCATAATTCACAATTCATAATTCATAATTCATAATTATGATTACTGATTCTCAACACATTATCCTGCAAGTATAACAACCGTCGAAAACAGCAACCCGATTGCACAGGAAAAGCCAATGCTTATAGGTGTTCACACTATATAATTCTGAATTCTGAATTCTTAATTCTGAATTTGTAAGACTGGAGGAAGAGCTTATGTCTGAAAAGTACAATATCTGCCTGGACGTCGGCGGTACCAAGGTACTCGGCGCGATCTTTGACGAGAAGGACAAGATCATCTATCGCCTGAAAAAGCGCTCCAAGAGCGGCGGTTCCGCCTCTGCCGATGTGGAAAAAGTCATCATCGACGTAGTGGAAGAGATGATCAAGGAATCCGGCATCGACCGGAAAAAGCTGAATGCCGTAGCTTCCTGCGCTCCCGGCGTCATCGACCAGGACAACGGTATCGTACTCTTCACGCCAAATCTTCCCTGGCGGGATTATGACATGGCCGGCGCCATGCGCAAGCAGTTCGGCGTACCCTTCTATGTGGGCAACGACGTAAACCTGGGCGTGCTGGGTGAATATCACTTCGGCGCTGCCCGCGGATATAAAAACATCGTTGGCTTCTTTGTCGGCACCGGCCTGGGCGGCGGCCTGATCCTGAACGGATCCCTCTTCACAGGGAATCAGTTCAAGGCTGCCGAATACGGCCATATGATCCTGGATCCGGAAGGCCCGCTGTGCAACTGCGGACAGCGCGGCTGCCTGGAAGCCTTCTCCAGCAAACAGGGCATGAGCGCCTACATCCGCCAGCAGATCAGCCGCGGCCGGGAAACCCTGATGGCCGACGCGGTACAGGATGGCGTGTTCCGCTCCAAGAAGCTGGTGAAGGCACTGGAAGCCGGGGATAAGGTCGCCATGGAAGCGGTGGACCGTGCCTGTCACTGGCTGGCAGTAGCCACCGGCAACATGATCAACACCATCTCTCCGGACCTGATCCTTTACGGCGGCGGCGTCATCGAAGCCCTGGGTGATCTGTTCCTGGAGAAGATCCTGGCTGAAGTGGACCGTTACTGCATGCCCCAGATCCGCTCCACCGTGGAAATCAAAAACGCGTCGCTGGGCGATGATTCCATCCTCTACGGCGACTTGGCCATGATCAAAGGCCTGTAATCCCCTGACTGCATCAACGCCGGCACCGGAAGGTGCCGGTTCCTTCTTTCTTTTTCTCTCTTCAATCCTTTTCCCGGGCTCTGTTACAAAGTTTACAGTTTTGTTACACCACATTTTTTCCGGTTGATGATACAATATGCATGCAATACTGAGGTAAAGGGGTTTTGCAGGTTATGGAAACGATCTTTCTGGTTGAGGACGAAATGAACATCCGGCGGTTGACAGGCATGCATCTGCAGCTGGCAGGCTATAACGTGAAGGAACTGGAAGACGCGGCCGCCGCACGGGACGCGCTGCGGGAAGGCAAGCCTGCCCTGGTCCTGCTGGATATCATGATGCCCGGAGAAGATGGATTCTCCCTGGGAGAAGACCTGATCAAATCCGGCATTCCCGTCATCTTCCTGACGGCGAAGACCGCCGTACCGGACCGGGTACGCGGACTCCGTATGGGTGCCCATGACTATATTCTCAAGCCCTTTGAGCCGGCGGAGCTGCTGGCCCGCGTGGAGAACGTGCTGAAGCGTTCCACGCCGCAGCAGTCCGACTATGTCAGCGGAGACCTCCGGGTGAATTTTGAAACCCGGGAAGTCTGGAAGGACAATGTTCCCGTTCCCCTGACCACGCTGGAATTCAACCTGCTGAAGACCCTGATCGAATCCGGCAGGACCGCCATGAGCCGGGAAGAACTGCTCCGCGCTGTATGGGGCTATCACTACACCGGTGAAACCCGGACTGTGGACGTGCATGTGCAGCGCCTGCGCGGCAAAATCGGCACAGACCGGATTGAAACCATTGTAAGGTTCGGCTACCGCTTCCGGGAGGATGTATGAGAAAACAGATCGTCACCGGTATGATTCTGCTGATTCTGCTGATCCTGCCCCTGCTGCTGTATCTGCAGATCAACCAGAACTTCCAGGTGTCTGTGAACAACGCCCGGGAAAGTGCCGATCATGAAGAAACGCTTCTGGCCAGGCTTCTCTCCTCCGAAATCCTGAGAAACCGGTCAACCTCCAACATGGAGATCCGCAATACCGTCCAGAGTATCGGAAAACAATATGGCTATGAACAGATGCAGATCCTGTTTTACAAAGACCGTATTCCGCTGAACGGCGTACTGTCCGAAGAGACCGCCTTCCTTCTGGACAAAAAGGAGCGTACCTCCTATCTTTCCGACCCGGAAGAAGCCCTGTACATTGTTCATCCGCTGGATGAGCACTATACCCTGATTACACGGTCGGATTTCAGCGTTTTTTACCAGATGCTCCGGGAACAGACGGCTGCCGGTATCCGAATCTGCATCGGCGGACTGGTAATTGCCGCCGTACTGTCCCTGCTGATCTCCGGCAGGATTACCCGGAGGCTGCGGATCCTTTCCCGCTCCGCGGATGCGGTCCGCAGTGGCAGCGCCATCCACCTGGAGCCTTCCGCAAAGAAGGATGAGATCGGAAAGCTGACCAACACCTTTATCGCGATGAACGACGCGATCGTCCAGAGAGAAGAAAACCTCCGGGAAGACGCACGCCAGCGGCAGGCGCTGATCGACGCCCTGGCGCATGAAATGCGTACTCCCCTGACCTCCATCGTCAGCGCCGCCCGGCTGATCCAGAAGGGCGGCGACATGGTCCAGATGCGGGAGGAAATGTGCGACCTCATCGTAAAGGAATCCCAGCGCCTGGCTGAAATGGATGAAAACCTGATGAAGCTGACGCGGATGCACACCGCAGAGCTGAAGACCGAAACCTTCTCCCTGCTGGAGATGGCCCAGGAAGCCCTGGCCGTTACTCCGGACGCGGTGCTGACCGGAGAAGATTCCACCGTCACCGCCGACCGGGACCTGATCATCCACCTGATGCGCAACCTGGTCAACAATGCTGCAAAGAGCGGCACCCTGACCCCTGTCCGGGTCACGCTCCATCCCCGGGGGTTCTCGGTTTCGGATGAAGGCCGCGGTATGACACCTGAGGAAGTCAGCCGTTGTACGGAAGCCTTCTGGAAAGCTGACCCGGCCAGGACCCGGGCATCCGGCGGTGCCGGACTGGGCCTTACCCTCTGCCAGAATATCGCCCGGCTGCACGGAACCGACCTGGTCATCCGGAGTACCCCCGGAAAAGGAACCACTGTCGAATTTACACTGCCGTTACAATCTGTTGAAGACTCTGAAACATAAGATCCGTTATCATGATACTCAGAAAGGAGGTTATCGAATGTTTGGATTCAGACAAACAAGGCGCCCGGGAATTATCCTGATGGCTGTCCTGCTTATCCTGACCCTGCTCCCGCTTACAATTCTCGCCGATACCTCCGTGAAGATTTATTCTCCCTATGCGCCTGAAATCACCAGATGGCCGGAGCGTCATCCGGTCGAAAACACGAACGTCCAGGCAGATCCCGAAGTCCATGACAGGGACGGTTATTCCTATCCCTGGCTGACAGATCTGGAACTGGTAAAATTCCGGGAATTCCAGACCGCCCTGAAGGACGGGGAAATCGGCTATGCGGGAGAATCCATTATCAATCCCACCACCGTCACAGACGATGACGTGGCGGTTTTCACCCTGGATTCCAATGATTTCTGCGGAGAAAGCTATTACGTTTTCCTGCCGGATTCCAGTTCCGTAACAGACACACAGATGGTGGCGCTGGCCGCCGCCTTTGAGGAACTTGGCATCGATTTTGATCCCGATTCCCTGAACGACCGGAACTGCTGCCGCCACTGCAATGTACTGGAAACCAGGATCCTCACCGATGAAGAAAACAGCCGCATGGAAACAATCAAAGACCGGATCCGGCGCGGCCAGCTGACAAAGGAAGATGTTCCGGAAGACACACAAGTCCTGACCGTGGAAAAAAGAACCATGAGAGGCTGGGGGCTTGACAGAAAAACCTTCCTTTTCTATCCCTACAGGCGGATGACAGACGATGAACTCGCCCTGTTTGCCCTGGCGGATGAGGAAGCCTGGGATGTGGATCCGGACGAACTGAAAACAGCTGCCCTGAAAGACGCGGGAGAACTGATTAACCTGCCGAGGAGTGTTCATGAATACGAACCCTGCATCAGCCGTGAGCTGATGCAGATCAAAGGAGACACCTATCTCCCCCGGAGCAATGCGGTATACAAATATACCAGTCAGTTCTATTTTGAAGGGTATGACGGTTTCTACGACCGGATACACTGCAACATGGACATTGTCCAGATGCAGGAAATCGGTTCCACCGCCGAAACCGCCGGTATCCATCTGTGGTACGGTTATTACTCAACCTTCTCGGACAGTGATTATCCGGAAAGCCATGAGGCGGAGTGGCTGGCTGCCGCGCAGAACTGGGCCGGTCAGGTCCTGCGGCTTCCGGCGGACGTCCTGCAGGACGGCTGGACCGTTTCATACAAAATAGAGGACTATGGCTCAAATCTTGTTCAGCTCAAGCTTGTAACGGAAGAATATGAAATCTGCGTCTGGGTATACCAGAACAGTGCCAAAATCAGCGACTGCCTGATTTTTAACCGGAACTGGTATGATGATTCACTCAAATTACTCTACCTCTGATATCCTGTAAACACCCGGACAAAACGGTACCCGCAAGGGTACCGTTTTGTCTGTTCCGGGGACGGTATATGCGGATTTACAACGTTGTTACACTGCGTTGAATACTTTGAAACATGCCTTGCCGTATCCTGTTACTGAAAGGAGTGATTCGATTATGATCGGACACAAAAAACAGTATCGTTTATGGCTTACCCTGCTTGCAGCTCTGCTGACGCTGACATTCCTTCCGTTCTCCGCCCTTGCACAGACGGGTGGCACGGATGAAGAACCCACTGAATTTCTCTGGTCCTCACAATACCCTTATCTGCCCTATCCCCGAACGTTCCCGCAGCGAGGAACCACACCGGAAGAAACACAATACAGACTGCCCAGGCTTTCGGACACCGAACTGGAAAGAATACGGGAACTGATGACCCTTGCCAGAAATGTGGAAGGGATCCTGGTCGGTATCCGTTCCTGCGCAAACCTTACAGACAATGTGCGTGTCGGTGTATATCCCCTTGATCCCAATGATTTTGACGGGGAAACCTTCTACGTCATCCTGCCTGACAGCATGTTAAGTGATGAACAGATGCTGTCCCTGATTGCCGGTTTCAAACAGCTCGGCATTCCCTTCAATCCGGAATCCCTGAACGAACGAAACTGTACCCGCCTGTCCTACTGGGGAGGAACCAGGGGCCTGTCTCCTGAAGAACAGGAACGGCTGACTGTGCAGAAGGCCAGGATTGTCCGCGGCCAGTTGAAACGAACGGATATAAAGCCGGAATCCACCTGCCTCACCGTAAAGACACTTGCTGATATCAATAACGTTTTCTGCTTCTATCCATACAGAAGCCTTTCAGACGATGAACTGGCTGCTTTCGCCATGAGTGATCTGACTACATGGGAAACCAGCGCCGATCTGATTGAAGAAACCGCGCTGAACAACGCCCGCGGCGTCCTCCTGCTTCCCGAAGAGATGCCGGTCAAAGACGAAAAGATGACAGAAGTCACCAACCACTGGAAAACTTTCGACAGCAAGAAACTGAATGAATATGAAATCTTCTTCGATCGTCCTCTTTCCTACACAGTCGGGAAAAACAACAGCGGAAAAGTAGCGGACGTGTTGGTCTGGTTGTATGAAGAACCCGGTAAAACTCCGGAAACCAAAGGTATGTGTATAAGATACATCCTTTCCGGAAGCAGTGATACCAAATGCAGTGAAAGCGACTGGATTGCCTCCGCCGAAAAGTGGACAAAGGAAAACCTGACCCTGCCGGAAGACAAGAAGCCTTCCAACTGGACCGTACATCATGTGGCAAACGGCACCGTCTACCTGGATGCTGAAACCGAAGACTGGGATTTCCGCCTTTGGGTGAAACAGAGCAATGCCCAGGTAAGCGTTTGCTACATCTGGTCCATGATGTTCAGATAAGCATCAGGGCACCTCTCATAAGACTCCCCGGCACCTGAAAGGGTGCCGGTTTTTTCGTGTCCGCAGCAAAAAAACTCCCCCGGTGATCGGCCGGGGGAGAAAGGAGGTTACCACAGGCCGGCTCTCGCCGGTCCAGGGGGGGGCGTAAATCAGTTGCTGTGGGTCGCGGTATAGTTCCTCTGGTAGATTTCCATGTAGGTAGCCAGGCCGATTTCATTCAGGTGGGCAACATAATCATCCCACTCGGCCTCGACACCGCCGCTGGACAGCCACTTGGCGCGCATTTCCTCGGTGTAGTTGATGATGTCGGTCTTGATCAGGTTCAGCTCATCAGTGTCTTCTTCACTCAGGATCATGCTGGGCAGGTAGACACTGGTGGCATACTTGCGATAGTAGTTCTCGTTACGGTCGAACTTTGCCTGGTGACCGGCGGAACGCGGGATCTTGCTGCCGAAGAAGTCGCTGGTCAGCGCGATCGGGCCGTCGGAAGCAAAGGCTTCCTTATAGCGGAACTCGTCATAGCTCATGCCTTCGGGCGTATCGATATAGTCATAGGTGCCGTCGCCGTTGTCCTTGATGTTGATGCCGATGGGGCCCAGGTCGCACTGCATGGACTGGATCGGATCATAGAAGGTGTCCACCCACCGCATCAGCAGGGCAGGATCCTTGCACACGTTGGTAATGGAGAAGCCGTTGGCGGACATGGTGGAGTCGGGGGAAGTGCCCCAGGAAGTGGTACCGTCCGGTCCGAGGAGGGGGCTCATGGGCTCATACTCATCCTCGTGCACAGTGCCCAGGTCGAAGGAGTTCCAGCACATGAACACACCGATGTTGGCGATTTCACCCTGGTTCTGGGAATTGTAGGTCTTCTTGTCCATGGTGAAGCCTTCCTGGTCGATCAGGCCCTTGGCAAAGAAGTGCTCATACAGGTATTTGCAGCCTTCCTTGTATCCTTCGGTAACCGGGACAAAGACCAGCTGGCCGTCCTCGCCGACCACGATGTGGGTGTTGCCGGCAGCCAGGGTATCCGCATAGCCAAACGCACCGAAGAAGCCGCCGATATCACGCTGGGAGCCCAGGAACTTGAAGGTCATGGGGATCTCATCATTCGGGTCGCCGTTGCCGTTGGCATCCTGTTCTTTGAAAGCCGTCAGCACTTTTTCGAACTCTTCCAGGGTAGTGGGTTTTTCCAGGCCCAGCCGTTCCAGCCAGGTCTTGTTGATCATGATATTGGAAGCGATCGTGCCGTCCTCGCCTTCCTGTACGTAGGGCGTGGAGTAGATATTTCCATCAGGAGCGGTAATCATGGACTTGATGTCCGGGCGGCGCTCCAGCAGCGCCTTGATATTGGGAGCATACTGGTCGATCAGGTCATTCAGCGGAATCAGGATGCCCTGGGAACCGTAAACAACCAGGTCGGAGGAGCTCAGGGAGAATTTGCCGAAGAAGCCGTCCGGCAGGTCCTTGTTGGCAGCCAGCAGCAGGTTCTTCTTCTCGTCATATTCCGCCTGCTGGATCTTCTGCCAGTTGATATGCACACCGGTCAGTTCTTCCAGGTTCTTGAAGAACACCATTTCGTCCGGGTCTCCGTGCAGCGGACGCACACGGATGATCAGGTTGAATTCCGCGGGGGAATCCACGAGGGGGTAGCCTTCCGCCAGCGCCGCCGCGCAGGACAGCACCAGGGCCAGGGCCAGGATGACAGCCAGGATCCGTTTCATGTTCTTGCCTCCTTGATAAAAGTAATATATTGCAGGGCATTTCGCGCCCTAAGAAACGGAAGAAAATGAAGACTGAGGGTTGCCAAGTGATCAGTGAAGAGTGATGAGTGAAAAGTGAAGAGTGAAGAGTTGATGATTGGTGCGGTAAAAGGTTTATCCTTTTACAGCTCCGATCATTACCCCCTGAATGAAATAGCGCTGGAGGAAAGGATAGAGGATCATCAGCGGGAGGGAGGAGGCGATGATGATGCCGTATTTGATCAGGTCTCCCAGCCTCTGCTGGGCCGCCAGGTTGGAAGCATCCTCCACCATGTCACCCATTGTGTTTTCAAAGAGGATGCTCCGGAGCACCAGCTGCAGCGGACGCTTATCATCGCTGATGATATAGTACAAAGCATTGGAATAAGTGTTCCAGTGACCTACCGCATAGAAGAGAACCAGCACGGCCAGGATGGATTTGCTCAGCGGCAGGACAATCTGCGCGAAGAACTGCGCATTTGTCGCTCCGTCCAGCTGGGCAGCCTCCAGCAGGTCATCCGGGATACTCTGCTGGAAGAAAGTACGGGCCACGATCAGGTTCCAGGTGCTGACTGCCCCGGGCAGGATCAGCGCCCACATTGTATCGATCAGTCCCAGGTCCCGGATGTGCAGGTAAGTCGGAATCAAACCCGCGGAAAAGATCATCGTAAAAGCAATCATCATCATGAAGAAGTTGCGGCCAACCAGGTCTTTCCGGGACAGGGCGTACGCGGCCGGAACCGTCAGCAGCATATTCACCAGCGTGCCCACACCTGTATATACCAGCGTATTGCGATAACCGGTAAAGAAGGACTTATACTCCAGAATCCGCCTGTATCCGTCCATCGTCGTCTTGACAGGGTACAGGATCACCCGGCCGGCATTGACGTCCACCGGATCCGAAATGGAGGCGATCACAACAAAATACAGCGGATAAGCCACCACCAGGAAGCAGATCGTCAGAATCACATAATTCATGATATCGAACGTTCTGTCCATCCGGGTCTGGCCTACTTTCAGCCCGCGCTTTTTCGCCGCCAGTTCGGTCTGCAGCATACAGTTTCCTCCTTTCCGTGAATATGCTCAGAAGAGCGAAGAGTTGGTTATTCTCTTCGAGA is a window encoding:
- a CDS encoding Na/Pi cotransporter family protein, with the protein product MDILDFVMLLGGVAMFLYGMSLMGDGLKKVAGNKLELILYRLSSTPLKGILLGTGVTAVIQSSSATSVMVVGFVNSAMMKLRQAIAIIMGAVIGTSITGWIICLSGMSGGGTSPFLQLLSTEALAALTAIAAILMKHISKKRSVSHAADILMGFAVLMFGMKTMSGSVSVLKEDPGFISFLTNFSNPFLGILIGILFTAVLQSASAAVGILQALSATGLITLDVALPIILGIAIGGSVPVLLSGMGSPRDGRRTAMSYLVIEILRVILFAAVFYILNAVLHFSFINKVMDMFSIALVNTLFRVSTVIVLALFIPLIEKLMVLLVPGNPADEENTRDMDRLEERFLAYPTLAVEQTRLTINKMAELTRKSMVVAINLLDDYSEKGFAEVESLEGIVDRYEDKIGSYLMKLTGREMTETQNKAVSQYLRAITDLERISDHAMNIAERAQELKEKNISFSDKGAKEMNNLTAAISEIMNITFESFLNDDVEEAYRVEPLEQIIDKLCRKMKEKHTARLQKGKCTISQGYVFNDLIADFERVSDHCSNIAIVIVDLISDSLDVHELTESMHEGHPHHYEDYLEEYTLKYMPKKKEETP
- the ppk1 gene encoding polyphosphate kinase 1, with translation MSSREKKNKHTGQTSPDNIYVNRELSWLEFNRRVLLEAADPQVPLLERLKFLMIYQSNLEEFYRVRIGILTHRAMLTPDSGDPVSGMLPEAQITAALQITREQQTLMENIWKGIRDELHENKIDVLDFRKISKVDELMSKKLFGDIRDLLFPKIIPADQPLPFLWNGEGNVVAFLGRGAEQKICIIPLHRIPAYQSFEIDGCQKIVLTAQLVRHFLPLLLKKETIVQSAIVDVTRNADVFFSSMEDRADDNFRDKVSGMLSKRKREMPVRVRIFGKLTDPARALLIRKLRVPEDRVFTQSVPFDLSFRSCISGPASFRYPDRKPSRDIGLKKGEYFSYIEKHDLLLSFPFQSMMSFVDLIYEAADDPEVLSIKITLYRMSGSSKIAAALAYAADRGKDVLCLLELRARFDEQNNIDYSEMLEDAGCRVIYGLPEQKVHSKLCVITRQKGMILNRITQVGTGNYNEVTGEQYTDLSLITAREDVGREAEAAFAALENGEIPPEASALWIAPLSFKPRVLEMLDREIEKGENGRVAIKINSLNNREVMEKLIECSQAGVKVELFIRGICSLRPGVPGLTDNITVTGVIGRWLEHSRIYSFGEGDDQRLFIGSGDLLNRNLERRVEAFIEAVTPDTREQLNVILDALRNDREKSWVMQPDGTYIREEGGEGTSSQEALYRYFSTRKVSLTEETVKVETKAGKETEKTAEKNSNGFFGWLKQIIRKR
- a CDS encoding ROK family protein — translated: MSEKYNICLDVGGTKVLGAIFDEKDKIIYRLKKRSKSGGSASADVEKVIIDVVEEMIKESGIDRKKLNAVASCAPGVIDQDNGIVLFTPNLPWRDYDMAGAMRKQFGVPFYVGNDVNLGVLGEYHFGAARGYKNIVGFFVGTGLGGGLILNGSLFTGNQFKAAEYGHMILDPEGPLCNCGQRGCLEAFSSKQGMSAYIRQQISRGRETLMADAVQDGVFRSKKLVKALEAGDKVAMEAVDRACHWLAVATGNMINTISPDLILYGGGVIEALGDLFLEKILAEVDRYCMPQIRSTVEIKNASLGDDSILYGDLAMIKGL
- a CDS encoding response regulator transcription factor, which translates into the protein METIFLVEDEMNIRRLTGMHLQLAGYNVKELEDAAAARDALREGKPALVLLDIMMPGEDGFSLGEDLIKSGIPVIFLTAKTAVPDRVRGLRMGAHDYILKPFEPAELLARVENVLKRSTPQQSDYVSGDLRVNFETREVWKDNVPVPLTTLEFNLLKTLIESGRTAMSREELLRAVWGYHYTGETRTVDVHVQRLRGKIGTDRIETIVRFGYRFREDV
- a CDS encoding sensor histidine kinase, which produces MRKQIVTGMILLILLILPLLLYLQINQNFQVSVNNARESADHEETLLARLLSSEILRNRSTSNMEIRNTVQSIGKQYGYEQMQILFYKDRIPLNGVLSEETAFLLDKKERTSYLSDPEEALYIVHPLDEHYTLITRSDFSVFYQMLREQTAAGIRICIGGLVIAAVLSLLISGRITRRLRILSRSADAVRSGSAIHLEPSAKKDEIGKLTNTFIAMNDAIVQREENLREDARQRQALIDALAHEMRTPLTSIVSAARLIQKGGDMVQMREEMCDLIVKESQRLAEMDENLMKLTRMHTAELKTETFSLLEMAQEALAVTPDAVLTGEDSTVTADRDLIIHLMRNLVNNAAKSGTLTPVRVTLHPRGFSVSDEGRGMTPEEVSRCTEAFWKADPARTRASGGAGLGLTLCQNIARLHGTDLVIRSTPGKGTTVEFTLPLQSVEDSET
- a CDS encoding extracellular solute-binding protein, with protein sequence MKRILAVILALALVLSCAAALAEGYPLVDSPAEFNLIIRVRPLHGDPDEMVFFKNLEELTGVHINWQKIQQAEYDEKKNLLLAANKDLPDGFFGKFSLSSSDLVVYGSQGILIPLNDLIDQYAPNIKALLERRPDIKSMITAPDGNIYSTPYVQEGEDGTIASNIMINKTWLERLGLEKPTTLEEFEKVLTAFKEQDANGNGDPNDEIPMTFKFLGSQRDIGGFFGAFGYADTLAAGNTHIVVGEDGQLVFVPVTEGYKEGCKYLYEHFFAKGLIDQEGFTMDKKTYNSQNQGEIANIGVFMCWNSFDLGTVHEDEYEPMSPLLGPDGTTSWGTSPDSTMSANGFSITNVCKDPALLMRWVDTFYDPIQSMQCDLGPIGINIKDNGDGTYDYIDTPEGMSYDEFRYKEAFASDGPIALTSDFFGSKIPRSAGHQAKFDRNENYYRKYATSVYLPSMILSEEDTDELNLIKTDIINYTEEMRAKWLSSGGVEAEWDDYVAHLNEIGLATYMEIYQRNYTATHSN
- a CDS encoding carbohydrate ABC transporter permease, translated to MLQTELAAKKRGLKVGQTRMDRTFDIMNYVILTICFLVVAYPLYFVVIASISDPVDVNAGRVILYPVKTTMDGYRRILEYKSFFTGYRNTLVYTGVGTLVNMLLTVPAAYALSRKDLVGRNFFMMMIAFTMIFSAGLIPTYLHIRDLGLIDTMWALILPGAVSTWNLIVARTFFQQSIPDDLLEAAQLDGATNAQFFAQIVLPLSKSILAVLVLFYAVGHWNTYSNALYYIISDDKRPLQLVLRSILFENTMGDMVEDASNLAAQQRLGDLIKYGIIIASSLPLMILYPFLQRYFIQGVMIGAVKG